One Vanessa atalanta chromosome 6, ilVanAtal1.2, whole genome shotgun sequence genomic window carries:
- the LOC125064797 gene encoding mitochondrial E3 ubiquitin protein ligase 1, translated as MDFFSEIIGETVILGIDSLILGFCVKQLSKCKYILNALQSAPVLDIDSTLNKEINKYPSHVIPYVVIRGLVKPLGNPITSNYHQSVTGVIQRLTIKEHVIARTSAGFWSDQTRTIHEVYNSTPFVLNSGKYSIEVVDALAAELLDLDVISDKFEPMSPGVIDHVWGFFSGVRQRGLQTMEEMLRDGSYITVVGELSRTSSGLKIQPPRDGLPLYLTTATKSSLLKRLASSRDFLRILLAVFGTVAAIASGRVLYKYMKRRRRREAEEQLKKQLAAGRRQRRAHTRDHALPDLQLCVVCTENPKEIILLPCGHVCLCEDCSENIKDKCPICRERIESRAPAFIT; from the exons atggattTCTTTTCGGAGATAATAGGTGAAACCGTTATACTAGGCATTGATTCGTTAATATTGGGATTTTGTGTAAAACAGCTGagcaaatgtaaatatatattgaacgcGTTACAG tcaGCCCCAGTACTGGACATAGATTCAACTTTAAACAAGGAGATTAACAAGTACCCCAGTCATGTGATCCCATATGTGGTGATAAGGGGCCTTGTAAAGCCACTTGGCAACCCAATTACTAGCAACTACCACCAATCTGTAACAGGTGTAATTCAAAG GTTAACAATAAAAGAACATGTCATAGCCAGAACATCAGCTGGGTTCTGGTCAGACCAGACTCGCACAATTCATGAGGTTTACAACTCGACCCCTTTTGTACTCAATAGTGGAAAATACAGCATTGAAGTTGTGGATGCTCTAGCTGCAGAACTATTAG ACTTGGATGTAATATCAGATAAGTTTGAGCCAATGTCTCCTGGTGTGATTGACCATGTCTGGGGGTTCTTCTCGGGAGTTCGGCAGCGCGGTCTTCAGACTATGGAGGAGATGCTTCGAGATGGTTCCTACATAACTGTTGTAGGAGAATTGAGTAGGACCAGTTCTGGGCTAAAGATTCAGCCACCAAGAGATGGACTGCCCCTTTACCTTACCACTGCCACAAAGTCTAGTTTATTGAAGAGGCTAGCTAGTTCGCGGGATTTTTTGAG AATCCTCCTCGCCGTATTCGGCACAGTCGCCGCCATAGCGTCCGGCCGCGTCCTCTACAAGTACATGAAGAGACGCCGACGGCGCGAGGCTGAGGAGCAGCTGAAGAAGCAGCTGGCGGCCGGCCGCCGGCAGCGCCGCGCACACACGCGCGACCACGCGCTGCCCGACCTGCAGCTGTGCGTCGTCTGCACAGAGAACCCCAAGGAG ATAATTCTGCTACCTTGCGGTCATGTGTGCTTGTGTGAAGACTGCTCAGAGAATATCAAAGACAAGTGCCCTATTTGCAGAGAGAGAATAGAATCCCGCGCACCAGCTtttataacgtaa
- the LOC125064796 gene encoding cytoplasmic tRNA 2-thiolation protein 1, whose product MPVPCRTGCGKNAMLKRPKTGDALCKECFFWAFETEIHFTITKGELFKKGDSVAVAASGGKDSTVLAHVLKTLNERYNYGLNLMLLSIDEGITGYRDDSLETVKQNRDDYEMALKILSYKELYGWTMDEIVAQIGRKNNCTFCGVFRRQALDRGAAMLNVKCIATGHNADDIAETVLMNVLRGDIARLKRCTAISTGSEGTIPRVKPLKYTYEKEIVMYAHYKKLVYFSTECVFAPNAYRGHARALLKDMEKIRPTCIMDIIYSGETMEVKEAVSLPSQRVCIRCNFVSSQEVCKACVLLEGLNKGLPKLGIGKSSKAKRMLEEYNAKQHKSLEEAIKDINEEYEKNNCISKGKVCRSSCKSKQTAQINKTHKTTSETCCNGQSDEKLNTDNDITNSKVKVLLKEYGLSEPAQDDSSNLIAVKIDHSNTEKVGNATNDDDFEVDSHNTDEQIVDEDDTCGGACGKIDSLHISF is encoded by the exons ATGCCAGTACCGTGCAGAACTGGATGTGGGAAAAATGCAATGTTAAAG CGACCTAAAACAGGAGATGCTCTATGCAAAGAATGTTTTTTCTGGGCATTTGAAACAGAAATACATTTCACAATAACAAAAGGGGAACTTTTCAAAAAAGGTGACTCTGTCGCTGTAGCTGCTTCGGGTGGTAAAGACTCGACCGTCCTAGCACACGTTTTGAAGACACTGAATGAAAGATATAATTATGGCCTAAACCTTATGCTTTTATCAATTGACGAGGGGATCACTGGTTATCGAGATGACAGTCTTGAAACAGTCAAACAGAATAGAGATGACTATGAAATGGCACTGAAGATATTGTCTTACAAAGAGCTGTATGGCTGGACCATGGACGAGATAGTAGCTCAAATAGGAAGGAAGAATAACTGCACATTTTGTGGAGTTTTCCGCAGGCAAGCCTTAGATAGAGGAGCTGCCATGCTCAATGTAAAATGCATAGCGACAGGACACAATGCAGATGATATTGCAGAGACAGTTCTCATGAATGTGTTAAGAGGAGACATTGCTAGATTAAAAAGATGTACTGCTATATCCACT ggAAGTGAAGGAACAATACCTAGAGTGAAACCTCTAAAGTACACATATGAAAAGGAGATAGTGATGTATGCACATTACAAGAAACTTGTGTACTTCTCAACAGAGTGTGTATTTGCTCCTAATGCGTACAGGGGGCATGCACGAGCACTCCTTAAAGACATGGAAAAAATTAGACCTACATGCATTATGGACATTATTTATTCag gtGAAACAATGGAAGTTAAAGAAGCGGTATCACTTCCCTCCCAAAGAGTATGCATTCGATGCAACTTTGTGTCTTCCCAGGAAGTATGTAAGGCTTGTGTTCTCTTAGAAGGCCTGAACAAAGGACTTCCGAAGCTTGGTATAGGCAAAAGTTCGAAAGCAAAAAGAATGTTAGAAGAGTATAATGCAAAACAACACAAATCTTTAGAAGAAGCAATAAAGGATATTAATGAGGAATATGagaaaaataattgcatttcaAAAGGCAAAGTATGCAGATCTTCATGTAAGAGTAAGCAAACAgcacaaattaataaaacccaTAAAACAACTTCAGAGACATGTTGTAATGGACAAAGTGATGAAAAACTAAACACAGATAATGATATCACTAATTCAAaagtaaaagtacttttgaaggAATATGGATTATCTGAACCCGCCCAAGATGACAGTTCAAATTTAATAGCTGTGAAAATAGATCACAGTAACACTGAAAAAGTAGGAAATGCTACAAATGATGATGATTTCGAAGTTGACTCACATAATACCGATGAACAAATAGTTGATGAAGATGACACTTGCGGTGGAGCTTGTGGGAAAATAGATTCGCTACATATAAGTTTCTGA